A genome region from Halomarina litorea includes the following:
- a CDS encoding lamin tail domain-containing protein translates to MTLKRPDSSTNNRPSSPLYFSEVLPNPQGSDTENLNDETVLIETTTDSPIDLSGYTVTYGNDREYSFPRFLSDITPGTNITIHSGKGNNSKSSSEPPDYDLFVGSKRPLLRNTGMQLVLKSPDGDVIDSIQYPELGPREGYYRPE, encoded by the coding sequence GTGACGCTGAAGCGACCTGACTCCTCCACGAATAACCGCCCATCTTCTCCCCTCTACTTTTCTGAAGTCCTGCCTAATCCACAGGGATCTGACACAGAAAATTTGAACGATGAAACGGTGCTTATCGAAACAACCACGGATTCACCAATCGACCTGTCAGGATATACCGTTACCTATGGCAACGACCGGGAGTACTCTTTCCCGAGGTTTCTTTCCGACATTACCCCCGGAACCAACATCACGATTCACAGCGGAAAGGGGAACAACAGTAAGAGTTCATCAGAACCACCGGACTACGACCTCTTCGTTGGGAGCAAGCGTCCTTTGTTGAGGAATACCGGGATGCAACTCGTACTGAAATCCCCGGACGGAGATGTCATCGACAGCATTCAGTATCCAGAACTCGGCCCCCGCGAGGGCTATTACAGACCAGAGTAG
- a CDS encoding IS6 family transposase → MPEISRLVGRSDWIDMEFVARERTPEPAMKLGIQSHLAGLSLSNTVSLLESLGVDRSRKAVHDWVQKADLQPTDEKSPNHVAVDETVIRINSQQYWLYAACDPETNQLLHVRLFPTTTTSATQIFLAELREKHSVESAVFLVDGAQHLQTALSRAGLRFHPERHGNRNSIERIFRELKRRTSSFSNCFNHVFPETAENWLQAFATWLNAPN, encoded by the coding sequence ATGCCAGAAATCAGCCGCCTCGTCGGTCGTAGTGACTGGATCGACATGGAGTTTGTGGCACGAGAGCGGACACCCGAGCCCGCGATGAAGCTCGGTATTCAATCGCATCTTGCGGGCCTCTCGCTGTCGAATACCGTCTCGTTGCTCGAAAGCCTGGGTGTCGACCGTTCTCGGAAAGCGGTTCATGACTGGGTTCAGAAGGCCGATCTACAGCCAACAGACGAGAAAAGCCCGAATCACGTCGCGGTCGACGAAACAGTGATTCGGATCAATTCTCAGCAATACTGGCTGTACGCTGCCTGTGACCCCGAAACAAACCAGTTACTCCACGTCCGGCTCTTTCCAACCACGACGACTTCAGCGACACAGATTTTCCTCGCTGAATTGCGCGAGAAACACTCCGTCGAATCTGCCGTGTTTCTGGTCGACGGTGCTCAGCACCTCCAAACTGCGCTTTCCCGAGCTGGGCTCCGATTTCATCCTGAACGACATGGAAATCGGAATAGCATCGAACGGATTTTCCGCGAGCTGAAACGTCGAACGTCGTCGTTCTCGAACTGCTTCAACCACGTGTTCCCTGAAACCGCTGAAAACTGGCTCCAAGCGTTCGCTACCTGGCTCAATGCTCCAAACTAA
- a CDS encoding DUF7568 family protein: MSTEPYRYKWRSAILVDGYPVCHR, translated from the coding sequence ATTTCAACAGAGCCATACCGCTACAAGTGGCGTAGCGCAATCCTCGTCGACGGCTACCCAGTCTGCCATCGGTAA
- a CDS encoding plastocyanin/azurin family copper-binding protein, translating to MVTEGSDYYFDPIGLFVESGRTVTFKIDSGSHSATAYKEGTGQASVTRIPKGAKTWDSGILSEQGATFEHTFKTTGTYDYFCTPHKSLDMVGRIVVGEPGGPAEGSMPPDGDVPESQTIVDQGAVSYSSFSG from the coding sequence ATGGTCACAGAAGGAAGTGACTACTACTTCGATCCAATCGGGCTTTTCGTCGAGTCCGGCAGAACGGTCACGTTCAAGATCGATAGCGGAAGCCACTCTGCAACTGCATATAAAGAAGGGACGGGTCAGGCATCAGTCACCCGCATCCCCAAAGGTGCTAAGACGTGGGACAGTGGGATTCTCAGCGAGCAGGGCGCAACCTTCGAGCATACGTTCAAGACCACAGGAACGTACGACTACTTTTGTACGCCCCACAAGAGCCTCGACATGGTCGGACGAATTGTTGTCGGCGAGCCCGGCGGGCCCGCTGAAGGTAGTATGCCGCCCGATGGAGACGTCCCAGAGAGTCAAACGATTGTTGACCAAGGCGCAGTTTCGTACAGCAGCTTTTCCGGGTGA
- a CDS encoding transcription initiation factor IIB, translating into MTNTQLNIEDGRPDEGQSVTESQPLSSCPECDGQVVRDDEHGETTCKECGLVLDEASIDRGPEWRAFHSDEKDEKSRVGAPTTQLMHDKGLSTTISWQDKDAYGQSVSGRKRARLQRLRTWDERFRTKDAHERNLKQALGEISRMASALDVADPVRETAGVLYRRAVDENLLPGRSIEGMATAALYAAARQHGTPRQLAEFAEVSRVAEIRIQRAYRYVSRELGLEIKPADPLDYVPQFASTLDVSDEATRQARDLLSTAKAQGAHSGKNPAGLAAAALYAATHLTNEQLTQKTVSNAAHISTVTIRNRYQELLDVYAEEGYA; encoded by the coding sequence ATGACTAATACGCAGCTCAATATCGAAGACGGTCGTCCCGATGAAGGGCAATCCGTCACCGAGTCACAGCCCCTTTCATCGTGTCCAGAATGCGATGGACAGGTCGTTCGCGACGACGAGCATGGTGAGACGACCTGTAAGGAGTGTGGGTTGGTTCTTGATGAGGCGTCCATTGACCGGGGACCAGAGTGGCGAGCCTTCCATAGCGACGAAAAAGACGAAAAAAGCCGCGTCGGAGCCCCCACAACGCAACTCATGCACGACAAGGGGCTCAGTACGACGATCAGCTGGCAGGACAAGGATGCGTATGGACAATCGGTGTCCGGTCGGAAGCGAGCCCGGCTCCAGCGCCTTCGCACATGGGACGAACGGTTCCGAACGAAAGACGCCCATGAGCGGAATCTCAAACAAGCACTTGGCGAGATCAGTCGGATGGCATCTGCCCTTGATGTGGCGGATCCGGTACGCGAAACCGCAGGAGTGCTCTATCGGCGAGCAGTCGACGAAAATCTACTGCCAGGTCGGTCTATCGAAGGAATGGCAACAGCCGCACTGTACGCCGCGGCCAGACAACATGGGACGCCACGGCAGTTGGCCGAATTCGCCGAGGTCAGTCGTGTAGCAGAAATCCGAATTCAGCGGGCCTATCGGTATGTATCCAGAGAACTTGGACTGGAAATCAAACCAGCAGATCCGCTGGATTACGTTCCTCAATTCGCGTCAACGTTGGATGTGAGTGACGAGGCTACTCGACAGGCACGAGACCTCCTTTCGACAGCAAAGGCACAGGGAGCCCATAGCGGGAAGAATCCTGCAGGTCTCGCAGCGGCCGCACTCTACGCGGCTACGCACCTCACGAATGAGCAACTGACACAGAAGACGGTGAGTAACGCGGCCCACATTAGCACAGTGACCATTCGGAATCGGTATCAGGAGTTGCTTGACGTCTATGCTGAGGAGGGCTATGCATGA
- a CDS encoding transcriptional regulator, with amino-acid sequence MMNEPAESRREELPTAGRARDVMGELSRETDQEILEILVADSPLYVMEIAKIADRHPITVDQICGRLHEHGQIRPVGRGLYDVTEEGKRRLREGSDS; translated from the coding sequence ATGATGAACGAACCAGCAGAATCGCGCCGTGAAGAGTTACCGACTGCTGGCCGAGCGAGGGACGTGATGGGTGAACTCAGTCGCGAAACCGATCAGGAGATACTCGAGATACTCGTCGCGGATTCGCCACTGTATGTGATGGAAATCGCAAAAATTGCAGATCGCCATCCAATCACCGTAGACCAAATATGTGGGCGGCTTCATGAACACGGACAGATTCGTCCAGTCGGTCGAGGGCTCTATGACGTCACGGAGGAAGGAAAGCGACGGCTTAGAGAAGGTTCAGATTCGTGA
- a CDS encoding winged helix-turn-helix domain-containing protein has translation MVRNSASSEDSPSLQAVLDALDDTDCRAILRETAEPMTATELIDICDIPKSTLYRKLELLSDASLVREQDTINSGGGRTTKYERDFVNVMISMDEDDTLSVSVERPPRNANERLADIWSKMGDEL, from the coding sequence ATGGTGCGCAATTCAGCGTCATCCGAGGACTCTCCGTCACTGCAGGCGGTCCTTGATGCGCTGGATGACACCGATTGTCGAGCCATCCTCCGTGAAACAGCTGAACCCATGACCGCAACCGAACTCATTGACATCTGTGATATTCCCAAATCAACGTTGTATCGGAAGCTCGAGCTCCTCAGCGACGCTTCGCTTGTCCGCGAGCAGGACACAATCAATTCCGGAGGTGGTCGAACCACGAAATACGAACGTGATTTCGTCAATGTGATGATTTCCATGGACGAGGACGACACCCTCTCCGTGTCGGTTGAACGCCCGCCGCGGAACGCTAACGAACGCCTCGCCGATATCTGGTCGAAGATGGGTGATGAGCTATGA
- a CDS encoding DUF7521 family protein → MIWVETAIVVVKTVILLLGSGITYIAFKAYRRTGTPSLRVLGIGFGVVTFGALLAGIAHQLLSISFQMGILINSVLVAIGLAIVLYSLYLERE, encoded by the coding sequence ATGATTTGGGTTGAAACAGCCATCGTCGTCGTGAAGACGGTGATTTTACTCCTCGGAAGCGGAATCACATATATTGCGTTTAAGGCATATCGGCGGACTGGGACCCCGTCGCTACGTGTTCTTGGAATCGGATTTGGCGTCGTTACGTTTGGTGCGTTGCTTGCAGGAATCGCCCATCAACTTCTCTCGATTTCGTTCCAGATGGGCATCCTGATCAATAGTGTCCTTGTCGCAATTGGTTTGGCGATCGTTCTGTACTCGCTCTACCTTGAACGTGAATAA
- a CDS encoding halocyanin domain-containing protein has product MLGAATLGAASQPTAATAEPDAFETWLEDVENYEGIIDKRGESSVTITVGAPGNGGDFAFEPAAVRVDPDATVVWEWTGKGGVHNVRATDETYESEMLSDVGATFERAFSSEGISLYSCLPHEAMGMKGAVIIGGVGAGDSPQEVDYGNWFDSVENFHGTVDMTGQDLVRIAVGAPGNGGDFAFEPAAVRVDPGTTVVWEWTGKGDAHSLAAADGSFNAELIETAGATYALRFDGAGVSKYACPSHAPEAMRGAIVVGDPMAGVIDVPMTAVVTGAGVLGAALSPLAFAAFLVLRGTGDETPPDTVGPGE; this is encoded by the coding sequence ATGCTCGGTGCCGCCACTCTCGGTGCGGCCTCGCAGCCTACCGCTGCGACGGCGGAGCCGGACGCGTTTGAGACGTGGCTCGAAGATGTCGAGAACTACGAGGGAATCATCGACAAGCGTGGCGAGTCCAGCGTCACGATCACTGTTGGCGCGCCGGGGAACGGCGGCGACTTCGCGTTCGAACCCGCGGCAGTGCGTGTTGACCCTGATGCGACGGTCGTCTGGGAGTGGACTGGGAAAGGGGGGGTCCACAACGTTCGTGCCACCGACGAGACCTACGAGAGTGAGATGCTCTCCGATGTGGGTGCAACGTTCGAGCGGGCGTTCAGTAGTGAGGGAATCAGCCTCTACTCGTGTCTCCCGCACGAGGCCATGGGAATGAAAGGGGCAGTCATCATCGGTGGGGTCGGTGCCGGTGATTCGCCACAGGAGGTCGACTACGGGAACTGGTTTGACAGCGTCGAGAACTTCCACGGAACGGTCGACATGACCGGACAAGATCTGGTCCGTATCGCGGTCGGAGCACCGGGAAACGGCGGCGACTTCGCGTTCGAACCGGCGGCAGTACGTGTCGACCCCGGAACAACGGTCGTCTGGGAGTGGACCGGGAAGGGCGATGCACACAGTCTGGCGGCAGCTGACGGGAGTTTCAACGCTGAGCTGATAGAGACGGCTGGAGCGACCTACGCGCTCCGATTCGACGGGGCCGGCGTGAGCAAGTACGCGTGTCCGTCCCACGCCCCGGAGGCGATGCGCGGGGCTATCGTCGTCGGCGACCCAATGGCGGGCGTGATCGACGTGCCGATGACGGCAGTGGTCACGGGTGCGGGCGTCTTGGGTGCCGCCCTCTCGCCGCTCGCCTTCGCCGCGTTCCTCGTTTTACGAGGGACCGGAGACGAAACTCCGCCGGATACGGTTGGGCCTGGCGAGTGA